The genome window gaggaaatactgCTTTATTACAACAACTTTATAATGGAAATATATGAAACAGTGATTTTGAGCAAAAAAAGTACAAGTTTCTATAATGATTTTACAGCAAAGTCATTTTCTGTACATTAAGATTTACTTTCAGCACAACCAGCTTTTAGCTGATAAtggcaacaataaaaaaaaccccacactaATCTGTTCCAGTGAAAGGTACAGTAACTtgaattattaatatttttcccACCAGTGCTCAAAGGTGGCCAGAGAAAGCTTTTCCATTCATTTCTtatgaaaacatctgaaaaactATAAAAAGTGAGAATACTGTGAACATATATCATAGTAGAGAAGATTTACTGTCCATCATATTCAGATGTTTGGCAATGAGATCACAGATCACAGGTTGCATGTCCTTCCTGCATAGTCAACAACAGGTTTAGGCAGCAGCTTCAGTAAAAGTGTGTTTAAGACAAGCAGATGAGATTATCGTTTCTCCTGAGAAACACAGCGGAAACCAAGATTAGAAGCTGAGCTGTCCGGTGTATTTTGGCTTCTTGCTGCACAGCGATACCTGTAACAGTAAGACTGAAAAAGGGGGGGAACGGGGGGGAAATGTACTGTGAATGAACTGAATAATGTCAGTAACAGACACTGCTTTGTGATATTTTACTGTTTGATAGTCAAGACTACTGATATTAATCTTGTAGAAAGCCTGCTTATGCACAGTCTCCAATCACTGACCTCTCGGGTCCCTCACATGTGTAACTATAATGtgaaacaagaagaaaactGTGGCCAGTCAACATGTGACAAGGCTGTCACTAGCATCAAAAGCCCCATGAACCAGAAAGGAAAGAATGAATACATCTATCCCTTTGTTATCCCACAGGTGGAGAGTAACAGAGAGCAGAGAGCTACCCTACTTCCTCTTAGAAATGCTAATATCAGTTGTCTGGATTCAGTGTTTCCAACAATAACATGGTTTCTCCAACAGCCAGAACCGCTTTACTTTCACTGATCACTTTATTccaaaaaatcccacaaaatcCCAGTGAGTGAGGCCCTTGgtatattaaacaaataaataattaaccACGTTTTAAATTTCAGATTTAAAAAACTGGATGTTTAACATAATTTTTTTCATACCCTGTGGCACATGTATGACCCTCCCTTCTTCACTTTATCTTTGCCTGAGGGAGGCCCCATCTGAAAGAGAGCAATGGTAGATAATaattacagaaaaagaaaaaatcaacaCCCACGACAATTACAAAAGCCTGAATGTAATCTGCCATTACTGGGTTGCGTTGCGGGTCCGTGGTGTGATGCACAGTCCACCAGTCTGCTGTCCATTCCCATGCATTCCCCACCATGTCGTACAGACCAAAAGCATTGGGAGGAAAGGACATCACCTGTAGGGTATAAGGGCACTACTGTCACTTTACtgcaatgtttttaaaaatacattattgttaatattatcaTTTCTAATTTCTAAATTCTACACTAATTCTAAAAGTAGTctaatctatctatctaaaggatatttaagccctgtggctTGAAGAACTATTGTGCATGAATATTTGTGTCTTTCAATGGTACACACAGTATATTATGGTAATTAGAACACGCTAATGCTACAGTATTATTTGGCCTATTAGTGCTGCTGACAAACTGATATCCTTAATCAcagtgagaaaataaaatgaataaatacataaataataaaaactatatCAACTTTTGTGAACATAAATTAGACATGAAATACCAATGATATGATACTATTATGAGGCGCTATAGGTTTTAAATGCATAAAACGGGTCATTTTAGCCCCTTGCCAAGTAGTTTCTAGAAAACATGATGACACTATAATATCTGATATAGATAAGAATCTTTAAACTTATTTTGGTTGCTTAACTCCTCCCAGTATAGAAGGAGTTTGTAGACAAaggaacaaacacagagattttCTTTTATAGTAAGATACTGTTCATTGTTGTTAAAATAACTTGCAAAAAAGATGACTGCAGAAAATTGTTTATTTACACATGCACAGATTTTTAAGTTacgtaaacaaaaaaaagtgtcaaGTTAGTGAAGCTGAGGGTTGACTTTACAGGTTTGATGGGTTCAGTGACATTCTTGGAAAAAAGACTGGGCATTTACATGGTAGATGGAAACTGAAAAGCTTTGTTATCTTAATGCAGAAAGCAGAATGTTGAAACACAAATCAAACCTCTAAACCCGCTGGACAACTAAAGGGATTTCTTAACTGAGCTCAAGTTCCCCTATTACTTCAACATCAGTGACTGCCTTTTACCCTAACAAGGTGACATAATGCAGATTAGAATATCATTTTACATCAACACCGTATACTCTTAAAGATTTCACACAGAAATCGGATATTCAGGATTCATACTAGAATTGGAACTATGAAGTTGCCTCTGTGAAGAAAGACTGGATTTATGTTGTCTTTTTGTAATCTATGTAATCTCTCAAGGCTGCAAGCTTCTTTTGTGACTTCATCGAGCTTTGGAATGCGTAATTATGTCTAGTATTTTCCTGGGCCAAACGTTTTCTGACTAAACCTGAAATATGAGATCCCTCAACACACCCATAATTATGGCATTTCTTCATTCTTGCTTGTGTCTCTTACCGGTGATGTTTTGATATACCCATCTTCTCCAGAGTTGTGTGTGGGGAAGTCTCCCTGCCAGAGGTTAGCAAAGTGTTGTCCTTTAGGGTTCAACTTGTTTCCCCATGGATAAAGTCTAAATGTAGGCGTGGTATACCAGGAAAGTAATCTGAGACATATTTCATGTAGGAAATGCACATTTTCAAACATCTTTCACAGAAAAGTTCCTTTTGCATTTGTGCTTATGAATCTTCTGCTCACTTTGGTCATACGTTGTTATTATTCCCATTTTTGAATGCACATTTCAGACTAGAGGTTTGTTAGTATTTCCCCCTCTTATAAACTGTGTGTTAAGCAACTGTAACAAAGCAGTTTCCCTACATGGATCAATAATGTGTTTTCTGATTATgatgcatcatcatcatcatcagttaaCATCTTACCTGTCTTTCAGGCCACCCCTGCAGGCATACTCCCACTCTGCTTCTGTAGGGAGTCTCTTGTTAGCCCAGGAGCAGTAGGCAACAGCATCTATCCACGAGACATGCAAAACAGGATGATGGAGCctaaaaaacacagatttaaagtaATTTACCGAGCTCTTATCATCTTTtcataaataaaagaagagtgaaggTTTGATGCTTGATAGGTGTTTTATATAAATGTGGAGCGTATTATTGAAAACATTACGAAGTTTTTagtaaaagagagtttttctaCCTGTCTGTGATGTTGGAGTCTGGGCCCTCAGGGTGCCTCCAGGAGGCTCCTTTGACTGGAAGCCACCAAGGGGCAGCGGCCACCTAACAACAAATGGTAGTAACAGTTGTTACGGACCGCATTATGCTTTTCacactttcttttctgtttttctcttgcaAAGCCCACTGATGTGCAACTCCTCAAACAACAGGCCATTTTCAACACTCTTAAACAGTTGTAGTATAAATCATCACGTCCAGCTAAAGACAAAAACGTGCTCTCTGAAGGTGCTGGGTTAAAactaaaatgtaattatttaaatgaataaaacatacTGTGCTGCATTTATAAAATGCAATCCCTGTCAAAGGCTgccttatttattttaatattatttgacTGGAGCAGCTTACAGTTCCCAAGAACAACATTTGTCATGATGCTAATATTGATGCTGTGCTGCTAATTTTTAATATATCTAAAATGTTGAATGTAAATATGTGAGATATATTATATTAAAGTGGTCATTTATACATTTATGACTTTATTTTAGGTTCAGATAGCTATAGAGAAACATGCATGTGCACAATAATTGTTGTAAAGACCCACCTTTTAGCACATCCCAGCCCACCCACTCactcacttcaccagatgcaccttgtttagttctctcacctttgattgggtgtggtgcttgtccttaattgcactcacctgtcacaCATTATATAAGGACTGCATTCACTTTTGGCTCACTCTTTTATAATAAAATATGTGTAACTTTAATAACAGCATCACACTTTTAGAATAAAGAACTTTGTTGCCAAAATCCAACAAATGTATAACTTTCAAACTGGGACTCTTTGGGAAATAATTAGCAGTAATTAGTGAAGTTATTGTGCCATATGGGTAAATGTGTGGAAGCCTCTAGGTTTGAGGGTCATACAGAAGACTTCTATAGGTAAACCTGTCAAGCTGTAGGtatgtaatgaacacacagTGAAAACTAGAAACATCAGGAAGCATCAAACAACAATCTCTTGGAAATGTTCTGtccaaaaccacaaaaactATCTTTAGCACGCTCCAAAGTTCATCGACTCATGTTGCTGCTGAAGTGTGGTAAAAGTCTTCAGTCCTGtgtgcataaaaataaaaataaaaatactggaAGCTGCCAGTGCTACCCCTCCGCCTCCTAgtaaatacacctaaaacatcAACTTAAAATTTCTACATTACTTCTTTATCAAGTTACTGCATTTACAGACTTGTGTATTCACGCCACCTGCCTGCCCACCTAGCGGGGTGACGACAGTACCCCCATCAACCTTTTACAGCTGACAGGTAAAAACTGTTTAAGGTGACTTTCTGTGAAGGAGGTGCTTTGAGGCTTCTTCCTATTTGGcatgatatttttattttttatttttgcaaagcACACGACTGTAGGTGAAACTGTCACATGCCGAAGAACTGGATTATCAAGCCTCTGGGCATTTGATAAACAAATTAGCCACATTTTGTCATGCAGCAAGCTAACATTAGGGTTTTCCATCTGTTGTGGGGACCCTGACATCAAAAATAAAGCCGATCCACTGTGTCCTCAGATTCAGAGCATGCATAAAGACTCCTGTGTTTCCTCTTTTGCTgccaaaaacagaaaatttgGCGTGCTTTTCTTGTGACTGGGACATTTTAGAGTGTGAGAAGTGGCTCAAAAAAGGGTGGACTGCTCATACCTTTGTTTGAGGGCATATAAAATAGCCACAAGGTGGGCATGATGAAAATGTGATATAGAGAACTCAAAGGAGAAAAGCATGGGGTTCAAATGAAACCTTTGACCTAGCTCAGCATCAGTGTTGTTTGTGGGagagaaaaactccctttgggAACTTTAGCTACATGTACTTATATgaacaaaaaagcttttttaCACATAAACATTTACAGACATCTAAACACAGCATGAAAGCCTGTGAGGTTACATTTATTACAACACTTTATATTTACTGTTGTCTACTAAACATAGTGTGTGAACTTGGACCTCTAGTCCTGCAAGCTACCAATATCTATGTGTAAGCAATAAATAGTTTGTTAGATCGTTGCATAAGTGCAAACTAATGTAGAGCACATCTTTGACTGTGTGCTCGTTTTGTGCAGTGAAATCGAAAGCATGACATGTAGCCTGCACATGTCTTCCTTCAAAGCTACAACTGATGTAGCAGGTAAAAAGTGAGCTGCACAGGTAAGTCGCCTGCTCAGTGGTACACTTACTGCTTGAGTGACTTGGCTTTTCACTGGCTCACTCAAAAGTCCCTCAAAAACAAACGAGTCTCCAAATTTCTCTGCCTAAAAATCAGAAAAGACACAGATTTTATGGGCAAAAAACAACACCAGGATAATGAAAACCACTCAcagaaaaatattgttttattttttaaatattttttaaaacctcaGTCACATATCCTGTCGCAAGGACGAAGCTCTGAAACTGTTGGTTAGTGACTTCATGGATGTCTATGTTGAAGGAGTCCACATACACCACTCTCTGGGGGCCCTCACCGTCTGGGGGGATGCCTGGGTTGTCTGTTCCCATCAGGAACTCCCCTCCAGAAATCTGCACCATCTGCACGGAACAAGtacaatttttatttacatatgcAAACAAACTGTGCTAGAAACTGGAATGTAGATTCAGGATTAATAACTCTTATGAGCTACAAGATCATAACAACCAATAAAGaacacaataaaacaatgaAGATCTATAATATATCTAGTAAAAATCTAAGTTATTAGCCACCTATAAATAATAGAAATACtagtagaaataaaaaaaatatgacacCAGAGTGCCACAAATGTGCAATATTAAGAGGGTAACTTACAGGAAACAAAGGCTAGGCTGTCAAACTTCCTGCTTCTGCATTCAAGTCATATTTACAGCACATGGTGTTATGgtttatttaaacacacaacTAAAATTAGCACATATGTGGACACAATTTTGCAACCCTTGGTTTTGGTGTTAATCGACAGATCTGTGTTGCAGCTGATTGGCTACAAGGCCTTGCTTATGCATGGGAACCTCAGGAGGCCTAATAGTTCCAAGAACGATCAGATTCGACTTTGGTAACAACTTTATGACATTTTGCACGCATAACCTTATCTCCACACTCTCACAAAATAgcggtgtttttttttttctgtaacaggagtCGCAACATACCGGACTTTGTGTTTCCCGCTCATTGTCCTGCACCTGATTCGTCCTGTCATTTGCGTCTTTGGAGTATTTGAGATCAGGATCTGTGGAAGCTGCTTTACCCTCATCCTCGTCCAAGGGATCCACAGTTGGAGCGTCTCTAGTCAGCTTATCACAACCGCAGCCCGCCGCTCTTTCCGGGCCTGGAGGTTCTGCGCTACATGAACTCTGAAGACACAACACTTTGCTCACACATCCAAATATGAACAATAAGGTGAAATAACGCAACATTTTGATGGTTTGTTTCCAAGGCATAGCTCAGGGCCCATGCATGATGTTGACACTGTTGCTTCCGTAAAGTCACGTGGTCAGTCAGCTGGCTACAGTGTAACAAAACGTAACCCTTTCCTTCCCGAAGTGAATGTTTGCTGTGGACTAAACTCTGTTAATccacaaaaacactgcaaattCTGATCACGGCTCGCAAATACAGCTACATCCGGGGGTGTATGATGATATTAATACAATCGCTTATCTGAAATACACTTCAATGACTTATTCGCCCAAAATCACACAGATTTTTGacctttctgttttgttttgttttttttttacagaaaaataGACTTCTTCGTATAAATCTGGGCAGCGCAGTAGCAGGAGTGATAACCCAGCTCAGATTTTCTTAGCGGTAGGATGGGGCGACGTGGACATCATTTCCCAGCTATCAACACTACGGCCGCTTGAGAAGAAGAAGTGGAAGTGAGCCAGGCAGTTCAAccagcctgcctgcctgcctcagTGAGCACAAGCTGCGGGAGCACTGAGAGGCGCGGAAAGGTGTCCGAGCTGTCAAAAAACTGGATTATTACAGTCGCTGACGCCTGGATGTCATCCCCCGGCCCGGAGGAGAGGAGAACCGCAGTCATGTTGTCTTAGCTGGCCCAGAGAAAGCTAAATACCCGAGCACAGCCGAGGTAAAGTTGAGAGCTTAACTTGAGCAGTTTGCCATCATCCTCCTTTCATATGTCTATCTTCTCGCAGCGGAAAGGGGGGGGAAAGGATTTAGTTCTccttaaatggttaaaaaaacctCAGAGCTCAAAAGTGGCGCTTTTTAGTGAATAATATTTTTGTTGAAGAGAAGCCCAACAAGATTGTATCATTGTCGGGTGGATCTTACACCGACAATGATTTCGGGCTGCTGTGAAGCAATGTGATAGTGAGCCGCGATTACAATGCTAACGCTGGATGTGCTTTCTCAAGTTTCGCTGGCGCTTCGGTGCTTAGATGAATAAGATCCGAACTTTTGCTGTGTGATCGTTGATCGTTTGGTCGGGCTTGCAACAGACGGCGGTCGGAAAGCTACCAGAATAACTTGTTATGGGGCTTTATCGACCTCAGTGAGAGGCagtgcttaaaaaaagaaaaaagaaaaacacacaggcagATAACCTGAGTGGAGGGGACCTGCATTGCTCTCTATCAGCTTTCAGTGGCCATGACCTGTTGCAGGTGCATAAACCTCGCTGGCAGCTGCAGCTCCTAAACATGTAAGGCGCAGCACAACACCAGCGGGGCTACAGTAACATCTAATAGacattttctcttcctctctatGCAAATCCTTGCAGCCTGACAGTTGTGTTTGTGTAGTCTCCACCTGCAAGGGAACCCGCTCTCTGAAAACTGCTTCTAACTTGGAACTATTAATTTGCATATGGATACTGAATAAATGCATGATGGTATGTGTCCATGACAGGCATGTTATATTAAATGATCTAATAATATCCATATTTTCTCCCAATTTCTCCTATACAGGTGCTCCCTTGTGTGCCAAACATGTCGGACAAAATGTCCAGTTTCCTACACATTGGGGACATCTGTTCCCTGTATGCAGAGGGATCAACCAATGGTTTCATCAGCACCCTAGGGTATGTACCTGTGCCTGTGTGGAGGGCCCACTTCacacttttcttaaaaaatgCTGCTCAGTCATGATACTGAGCCAGCAGTTTTTGGAAGGGAGGAAATCACACTTGTAGTAGCAACTGTTAACCATTTTGATGACAAAGTCGAGAACAAGCACATTTCTTCCCTTTAGTCCGATGCCTGTGTATGCACGTGTTTGCTTACACGCAGCGACAGGGTCATCATTTGGTCTCGGAATGGGATTAAGTAGTGAATGTAATTTGTTGcaacaaatgcaaaaaacatGCAGATTATGCTAAAGTTTGGGGCAGGCCTGGGTTGGAAGGGTGGAGTTAGAAGACAATAAATGGTCTGGTGGTACTGTTGGCAAGCCACTCATTTGCCCACACAGTCACAGCATCATTTTCCTCCATCAATTCTCCTTACTTGTAAAATGCATATTTTTGATATGGTCTGTCTGTTGGGATTACTGCTTGAAATACTGGCCTTAGGATATGACAGAAATATCACAAGCGCAGTAAGATTCAGTTGTGCTGCTTTTAACCTCTCCCCTTTGTTCTGAATCTAAACAAAGCAACAAGAGAAAGTTTGCATTAATGTTTTTGCTGGTATGAACCATCAGGAAATCACAAGACGGTAAACCATGGCATTAGCATTAGTAATGGTATCAGGGCTATCTGCTCAGTGTCCTGGACCTCCCCTCCTGGCTCATGAAAAATGGAATGACCTACAGCGAAGACTGAGTCACTATAGAGACATTGTGGCCTTTCTGGAGTTCATGTGCTTcccacatagacacacacacgcacgcatatGCTAGCACATGTATTTAGAAAATTGTCATGACGGTTTTGGCCAGAAGCCATCCTCTCCACGCATAAACACCAACTCAGCAGCAGATCAACTGCCCTTAAAGTAAGACACCATACTGAGAAAATTCTGTACACATTAACTCTTTTTCTTCACTCAAATAGCAGTCCAAGTCAACAGCTGCAGAGGGGAGGGGGCTATATGAGCAAATGAAAggctacatttttctttttcttctttttttgggggggaaaatgCTGCTGTGTGCATTGAGTATTTAGCAGGACCCATCCTGTTTGTGCAGAGGTGTAACTATTAAACTTGTGTTAATAACTGACCTCTGTGAAAGCGAAGTTGCGTGAAGCATGCTCATGTgacgacccccccccccccccccccccccaagtacAGTAAGGAGTTTTGATGCCAGATTAACTTCAGCAGAGCTTAGCGTTGATTCAGTAAGACTCCACTGAAGGGCTGCAACACCGTGTTTCCAAAAGATACTCCCTCATTTGGTGTTTTGACAATACTGGTGTTGAAAACTGACTAACATGTTGATCCAAAGGCTAATTCTCGTAGTAAATTAGGTTTAGATCTGGTAACTGCAAAGGTCAGCGCATGTGATTCATGTTATTTTCAGCAACAACTTTGTGTTGATTTGCAGTTAGTATTCCTTCTAAGGGGTCAGGGAGATTAGAGCTTCCACAGTATAGTGCAGCAGTTGAATGCCTTCACTTTTGAGGTGAAAAAGTGcgagtttttcctttaatttggcACTCTGCTGTTATTTGTCTTAACACGCATGGGTATGTTCGCCCTTTGTAGTCGGTCTTGTTCCTCGAGATGTGCAGGCTGATGGAACAGTGAGGTCTGTTTGGGCAACTTCAGAAGGCTGAAAGTGGATGTGGGATTTGGCCTGTGTCCAGACAAGTGTTATTCTAAGCCAGTGAAAGCTAAATTTGTCACCAGAAATTCCTGTCTGGCCACCGGTCATTTAATCCAGAATATTTCCTTATTTTGTGGAAGGGGAGGCTAAAACATGCTGCAACTATGTAACGATCCCAGATAATTCATGAAACAAAGGTAGAGTTTTTGCACACGCTTTTGTTGGAGATACTTTTTTGCCTGAGTCTCTGTTTAGCACATACACAGTAAGCTTAAACACAAACCCACAGGAATGATGAATTACAGTGACTCTGATATCCAAGAACAATGGCAATCTTAGTACATCTGCAGAAATGTTGACCAGTTATGCTGAGTTGTAGTTCTGAAAATGTGGTGTTGATCACTTTGACTGTCTCAGTATTATCAACCCTCTGTTCCTCCTGGCCTTTTAAATGTTCCGATCATTGCTGTGCTATAAAATTATTAATCAAACACACTCAACTGATGCAGTGTTTTTGAAATTAGCTTGCAACtggtactttttctttttaaattaagcagtgtttaaatattttttgtacCAATTGATTCATTGTGAGCTCTAAAAATatcataaacatcaaaatggcCTAATTGCAGA of Maylandia zebra isolate NMK-2024a linkage group LG5, Mzebra_GT3a, whole genome shotgun sequence contains these proteins:
- the sumf1 gene encoding formylglycine-generating enzyme codes for the protein MPWKQTIKMLRYFTLLFIFGCVSKVLCLQSSCSAEPPGPERAAGCGCDKLTRDAPTVDPLDEDEGKAASTDPDLKYSKDANDRTNQVQDNERETQSPMVQISGGEFLMGTDNPGIPPDGEGPQRVVYVDSFNIDIHEVTNQQFQSFVLATGYVTEAEKFGDSFVFEGLLSEPVKSQVTQAVAAAPWWLPVKGASWRHPEGPDSNITDRLHHPVLHVSWIDAVAYCSWANKRLPTEAEWEYACRGGLKDRLYPWGNKLNPKGQHFANLWQGDFPTHNSGEDGYIKTSPVMSFPPNAFGLYDMVGNAWEWTADWWTVHHTTDPQRNPMGPPSGKDKVKKGGSYMCHRSYCYRYRCAARSQNTPDSSASNLGFRCVSQEKR